Proteins encoded in a region of the Macaca mulatta isolate MMU2019108-1 chromosome X, T2T-MMU8v2.0, whole genome shotgun sequence genome:
- the PWWP3B gene encoding PWWP domain-containing DNA repair factor 3B: MESEYVLCHWKDQLWPAKVLSRSETSSNSKRKMGFSLEVQILSLDEKIKMDSTETEILNKSQIEAIAASLGLQSEDSALPKEETAYGRSLKVALDILNERTNLSQASTSDEEEITMLSQNVPQKQSDSPPHKKYRKDEADLPECLQESENSACLLASSESDDSLYDDKSQVHTMANTIPSEVETKSLQNSSWCETFHSLSEDNDEKENKNKIDISAVMSVHSAVKEESAYVKDEKFAPPLSSDILTMPKTLKEESQDTCPETLAVPSECSAFSENIEDPGEGPSNPCLDTSQNQPSVESEMGAAACPGSCSRECQVSFSASNPVWDYSRLMNSERNFQRVDFEELEEDGQASDKSLLPSRINLSLLDDDEEDEELPRFILHYETRPFEAGMIVWFKYQKYPFWPAVIKSIRRKERKASVLFIEANMNSEKKGIRVNFRRLKKFDCKEKQMLVNKAREDYSESIDWCISLICDYRVRIGCGSFTGSLLEYYAADISYPVRKEIKQDTFRNKFPKLHNEDAREPMAVTSQTKKMSFQKILPDRMKAARDRANKNLVDFIVNAKGAENHLLAIVNGTKGSRWLKSFLNANRFTPCIETYFEDEDQLDEVVKYLQEVYNQIDKIMPTWIKDDKIKFILEVLLPEAIICSISAVDGLDYEAAEAKYLKGPCLGYRERELFDAKIIYEKRRKPPTNEAH; the protein is encoded by the coding sequence atggAGTCTGAGTATGTCCTATGCCACTGGAAAGACCAGTTATGGCCAGCAAAAGTTTTGTCCAGATCTGAAACTTCATCAAACAGTAAgaggaaaatgggattttctctAGAAGTTCAAATACTCTCACtagatgaaaaaattaaaatggacagCACAGAAACAGAAATCCTAAATAAATCTCAAATTGAAGCCATTGCTGCCTCATTAGGACTACAGTCAGAGGACAGTGCTCTGCCTAAAGAGGAAACTGCCTATGGAAGATCACTAAAAGTGGCACTGGATATTCTGAATGAGAGAACAAATTTGAGTCAAGCAAGCACTTCAGATGAAGAGGAGATCACTATGCTGTCTCAAAAtgtaccacaaaaacagtctgATTCGCCCCCTCATAAAAAATACCGGAAGGATGAAGCCGACTTACCAGAGTGTCTTCAGGAAAGTGAAAACTCAGCATGCTTATTAGCATCTTCAGAGAGTGATGATTCCCTGTATGATGATAAATCACAAGTGCACACAATGGCCAATACTATTCCAAGTGAAGTGGAAACAAAGTCATTACAAAACTCTAGCTGGTGCGAGACTTTCCATTCACTTTCAGAAGATAATGATGAAAAAGAGAACAAGAATAAGATTGATATCTCAGCAGTTATGTCTGTGCATTCTGCAGTAAAAGAGGAAAGTGCATATGTTAAAGATGAAAAGTTTGCTCCACCCTTGTCATCAGATATCCTCACTATGCCCAAAACTTTGAAAGAAGAGAGCCAGGATACATGCCCAGAGACCCTGGCTGTTCCTTCTGAATGCTCTGCTTTCTCAGAGAATATTGAAGATCCTGGAGAGGGTCCCTCAAATCCATGCTTAGATACCAGTCAGAATCAAccttctgtggaatcagagatgGGGGCTGCAGCATGCCCTGGGAGTTGTTCAAGGGAATGCCAGGTTTCATTTAGTGCCTCTAACCCTGTCTGGGATTATTCACGTCTTATGAATAGTGAAAGAAATTTTCAGAGAGTGGATTTTGAAGAACTTGAGGAAGACGGTCAAGCCTCTGACAAGTCATTGCTTCCAAGTCGCATTAATCTTTCTCTATTAGATGATGATGAGGAAGACGAAGAACTTCCACGCTTCATTTTACATTATGAGACACGTCCATTTGAAGCAGGAATGATAGTCTGGTTTAAATATCAGAAATACCCATTTTGGCCAGCAGTGATTAAAAGTATCAGACGAAAAGAGAGGAAAGCAAGTGTGCTTTTTATTGAGGCAAACATGAATTCTGAAAAGAAGGGCATTAGAGTAAATTTTAGAAGATTAAAGAAATTTGATTGTAAAGAGAAACAAATGCTAGTGAACAAAGCCAGGGAGGATTATAGTGAGAGTATTGACTGGTGCATCTCACTAATTTGTGACTACAGAGTTAGAATAGGCTGTGGTTCTTTCACAGGCTCTTTGCTTGAATATTATGCTGCTGATATTAGTTACCCAGttaggaaagaaataaaacaggataCTTTCAGGAACAAATTTCCAAAGCTGCATAATGAAGATGCCAGGGAACCGATGGCTGTGACTTCCCAGACCAAGAAAATGTCCTTCCAAAAAATTCTCCCTGACCGGATGAAGGCTGCTCGGGACCGAGCCAACAAGAACCTGGTGGACTTCATTGTGAATGCGAAGGGAGCAGAGAACCATCTTCTGGCCATTGTAAATGGCACTAAAGGATCCAGATGGCTGAAATCATTTTTGAATGCAAATAGGTTCACACCCTGTATTGAAACATACTTTGAGGATGAAGATCAGTTGGATGAAGTGGTGAAATATTTACAAGAAGTCTACAatcaaatagataaaataatgcCAACTTGGATAAAAGatgacaaaattaaatttatcCTAGAAGTTCTTCTGCCAGAAGCAATTATTTGTTCAATTTCTGCTGTTGATGGGTTAGATTACGAGGCAGCTGAAGCAAAGTATCTAAAAGGACCATGTCTAGGCTACAGGGAAAGAGAATTATTTGATgcaaaaataatatatgaaaagagACGAAAACCACCAACAAATGAAGCTCACTAA